agtcctccttccatgcaaaaacatatttaaaagtttatttaaagctaatatgaagcttcggctgtggttaaagtctgtttagtgccaaattccctctttttgttacaatccgTCAGCTGCGGCTGAGCGGGAAAAAACTGTCcatcaagacacaaagagggaattttatgctaaaaaaagactgtaactgtgtaAGATATCctctttatttgactaactcagacggCTGACACTTCGTATTAGCTTCAGATagacttttaaatacactttttgaagactgtggattttgcccccatcacttacattagtAAGCACATTATGAcgggatcttctaatggcaggtatgaacaggaggaatcatcacagcaagaaaaaacagtttcagtgttcatttgggcgcctgactgttgttttaagacacatttgacaTTATATCATGGATTAAATATCTATTACTCTCATTTCATTAAAACGGCATAATTATAGCATTCAGATGATTGGGGTTCCAACTAATAATGTAATCAGTTCTGACTTGTAAACTTGCAGTATTACAGATTTCAAGGTGCAGAGTAGCTGTTTGCtgttaaatctaaaaaaaaaaacccttttcacAGTTTTAAGAAAACCCCAAATTTGCCTTCAAGGTCAAGATCGAACTGTATCTTTGCATTATTCCCCATCACCAAGATCCTGCTTCACCTTGAAATACAAGGAGTTAAAGAAACGAGGCAGCTTTCTTGTGACTTGACTTGAACTAAAAGGAACTTTGGAAATATGTGACATCCATGCATATAAGTGAGGGTTATGTGATGATGTCAAACTGAATGAATATGAGGAAAATGGAGAAGTGATTGGCTCTCACTCAGCGTTTCCCCGATATTTTCACAGCAAAGAGTAGTCTTACTACAATTAGTGCTTTTATTGGACACATAACTTAGAGGTGTATCTCCTAAAATAGGTGTTTTTTTGGGGGATGTTGACACtgacatgaatgcagcaaaAATCTCATTGCGACTGCTGACTGAGAGACTATTTACATGTCGCTGTATGGGGGAAATCACTCCTGAGTGTGTGTCCTTACCTCTGTCCATCACTGACCCTGCTCCTCCACACAGAGGAAGGCCACTCTCAGcggggaggagagggaagggaaGAGGGCTgctctggaccagctggaggatggatggacggatggaggATGAGATTGGAGGATGATTGAAATGGAaacatgtacttttttttttgagacgATGTGTGCACAAAACATTAAGAGCACTGATACAGGAAGATGACAGGAAGTAGTAGTTATAAGGATCATGGGATGATTAAGACAGACTCAGTACCAGCAAGGTATTCTTGATATTTTGTACACTGGTGGTCTcaatttaaattgaaatatattAGCTTTATGATAACATACTGAATCTTATTAAGAGTTTCATTCCAAATAGGGATTTCCCTTTTGCAAAACCTTAATCCCAACTCCTACAAAATATGAGTCATATCATTAAATTATGGTGCTTTCTAAAGGAACGTAAGTAACCTAAGCCCTTAGTTTGGCTGTGAATGTGCTAAACTTTAACCCTCTATATTAAATGATAACGTTTAAGTAATGATTTTTATTCAAGTCAGCCAGTAATTGGCTCTACATGAGTCagaccatttttaaaatgttacataGTACAGTTAAGGTaattatgtttttctcttcttaaaGGACTCTAATTGTGTTTTTGGAAATTGGCCAAATTACAGTTTATGTgattaaaaacatgataaagCAATTTCCCAGTAAACAGTGAAGTCCTATAAGTTGTGACATGAGATGTAAAGACGTGGTGATGACCTGATGGTTGGGTGGTGCTGGTGGTactggtggtgctggtggtgaTGGTGGGTATCCTGGATAGTTGACCAGGATGATTTTGCTGAAGTTGAACTTGTAGGTGAATCTTTTCCCTTTGGTCTTGTGCAGGATGCGTTTGTTGTAGTAGTATctggaaataaaatgttttctgtgtcaaACTACACTCccactgtgtctgtttgcactggatgtatgtgtttatgtcgagctgtaagtgtgtatgtgtgtgtgtgtatgtgtgtgtgtatggtatGCACTCATTCTCCTGTAGGGCACTTTAGATAAAAATGCCTCCCAAATGGCATCTGTTGCATCTGTGggcattttaaatgttaaaaatttaatttgacaACATATGTTGGTGAGgagtacattttatttacagcatCAGCCTGAGGGAGAAGCAGCACAGAGAGGGAGGGTTTGTTCACACTTAACAGAGCTGCAGCCAGTAGGTGTCTATGTGTGCAGGTCTGAATATGTCGGCTTCACTCGTGCATTTTGCATTACCTGAGCGCCCGGCTGAGCTTGTCGTAGTTCATGTGCGGTTTACCCTTCCTCTCCCCCCACAACCTGGCGAGCCTCTCAGGGTCCCGGATGACAAACTCGCCCCACTCCCCTCCCCAACCGATGGCCCCGCCCTCGCCGCGccccagcagctccagcaggaAGTGCCACAGCTGGACCTGTCTGGAACCCGGAGACCAGGCCGGCTTATAGGCCCAGTCAGGGAACAGCACTGctggagagatgagaggaagaggaagtttagtgaaaatgaatgaaatattataatttttatattaacaatgtatcaaatgacgATGTCTAAGGTGAGAGGCGTGACCCGTATTGATG
This sequence is a window from Thunnus albacares chromosome 12, fThuAlb1.1, whole genome shotgun sequence. Protein-coding genes within it:
- the LOC122994413 gene encoding ETS domain-containing transcription factor ERF-like isoform X1 → MGGLLLQLQMQCSCSSSVGHLSLPYWSRTVLFPDWAYKPAWSPGSRQVQLWHFLLELLGRGEGGAIGWGGEWGEFVIRDPERLARLWGERKGKPHMNYDKLSRALRYYYNKRILHKTKGKRFTYKFNFSKIILVNYPGYPPSPPAPPVPPAPPNHQLVQSSPLPFPLLPAESGLPLCGGAGSVMDRAVQPVPHPLLLPCCLPKPIPTPRLLQGPFPFISSPARPGASLRELESGLPPLASALHVAWPHKSPTEWDLNHISRSLFGGVKQTERERGEERGE
- the LOC122994413 gene encoding ETS domain-containing transcription factor ERF-like isoform X2, encoding MGGLLLQLQMQCSCSSSVGHLSLPYWSRMLFPDWAYKPAWSPGSRQVQLWHFLLELLGRGEGGAIGWGGEWGEFVIRDPERLARLWGERKGKPHMNYDKLSRALRYYYNKRILHKTKGKRFTYKFNFSKIILVNYPGYPPSPPAPPVPPAPPNHQLVQSSPLPFPLLPAESGLPLCGGAGSVMDRAVQPVPHPLLLPCCLPKPIPTPRLLQGPFPFISSPARPGASLRELESGLPPLASALHVAWPHKSPTEWDLNHISRSLFGGVKQTERERGEERGE